Within Bdellovibrionales bacterium, the genomic segment CGTTCCATAGAGGCGTCTCCGATTTCCTTGAGGGCAGCTTTTACTTCCGGCTTTATCGCAGAAAGAGACTGTCGAAGCTGCTCATAATCTCGCTCAAGAACCTCACGAACGTCATTTCGACTCTCCTTGATAGCTTCATTTAAAATGTTCATCGCGGTTTGAATGGACTTCGTTCGCTCAGTAGAATTTGTATTTATCGTGGATCCGCCCATATATGCCTCCGTCATTTCCGTCTTGGTAAAACATTATCGTTTGTGGCTTATTATAATTTATTCCTGGCAAACGCGAAATATATTTGAGGGTGAGTCCTAGGGCATTTTTACCCAGTAAATGGGACTGAATTTGGCCTAGTGTCAGCTTCTGGGACAATATTTCGTCCTAAGGTACGGGAAATATTTTCCCAACAGAGTCTCTCCTCATGGTTAAACATTCAGAGGTGGTCTCGGCCAGGTATTTGGATTCTCATTTTACTGTAGGATGAAATATCGCATTCAAATTCATGGACGCACAGGCAATTTTTAACCGTCTTTGGAGGATCACCGTCAATGAGAAATAGTAGTTGTGATTTGAAAAATGTTGAAACAATGGACACGAATTGCAGACTGGCTATCATCTCAGCCATCGTTTTCAACCTATTTGTCGGTTTTTCCAGTTTGGCAAAAAGCCCTACGGCGATATTGATCTCAGATGTTTTAGCTGAGTTGAAGTCTGTGCCACTTTCCTTTGCTGACAGAGATTTAGTGTTTGGCTATTTCAGTCTTGAATCTTGCTTGTACACTCAAAATTCTGCTTCAGTCCTGAAGCATTATTGTTTTCCCAAAGGCAAGTATCCAGCAAGAGCAATGACACTCATTGGTCCAAAATTTGGTGTCGTCTATATTTATGAGGAAATAGAAGGTCCCATCGTTCGCAGAGAAATAGCAATAGATATCTTTCCTGAGCATTTGGCTGAATTTTCAGATGGTCCTTACGGTCACTGGATGATTCGTGATTGGAATAAGGCCTTTAGTTATTTTTCGGATTACAGAATGGGTTCGTGTTGGTCGACGAACTTCAGTTCAAATCATAACTCAGCGGAGTCCGATTGCTATCTACTAAGGATCGGTGATTACAAGGATTGGTCGAAGGAGACCATGGATCTTGTGAATGACCCCAAGGCCTGGAATATTCTTTGGGA encodes:
- a CDS encoding DUF883 family protein, whose protein sequence is MGGSTINTNSTERTKSIQTAMNILNEAIKESRNDVREVLERDYEQLRQSLSAIKPEVKAALKEIGDASMERLQEARRTVVKKSTDAAHFVDESAHQKPWIFIASAAAIFAVIGFLFGRKSK